One genomic segment of Brassica napus cultivar Da-Ae chromosome A3, Da-Ae, whole genome shotgun sequence includes these proteins:
- the LOC106441804 gene encoding gibberellin 2-beta-dioxygenase 3-like gives MVVSLKPKSVTLNNSQVHVNPKCKPSPVLIPVVNLTDPNAKTQIVKACEELGFFKVVNHGVRPEFLTQLEEEAIKFFALPQFHKDKAGPADPFGYGSKRIGPNGDVGWIEYILLNANSDTKTTAVFLQTTPTFREVVVLVEVFMEEMKDMSSKVLDMVAEELKIEPKDKLSKLVKVKESDSCLRMNHYPEKEETRRKEEIGFGEHTDPQLVSVLRSNNTEGLQICLKDGTWVDVPPDHSSFFVIVGDTLQVMTNGRFKSVKHRVLTNTKRSRLSMIYFAGPPLTEKIAPFSCLVPKQEDCLYREFTWSQYKSAAYKTKLGDYRLGLFEKQFPFSFSGTV, from the exons ATGGTTGTTTCGTTAAAGCCAAAGTCAGTCACTCTTAATAATAGCCAAGTCCATGTTAACCCAAAATGCAAACCGAGTCCGGTTCTAATCCCGGTTGTAAATTTAACCGATCCAAATGCCAAAACCCAAATCGTAAAGGCTTGCGAGGAGTTGGGGTTCTTCAAAGTTGTCAACCATGGGGTCAGACCAGAGTTTTTGACCCAGTTGGAAGAAGAGGCCATCAAATTCTTTGCTTTGCCACAGTTTCATAAAGACAAGGCGGGTCCAGCCGACCCGTTTGGGTACGGTAGTAAACGGATCGGACCTAATGGTGATGTAGGCTGGATTGAGTATATTCTGCTCAATGCTAATAGTGATACTAAAACCACCGCCGTGTTCCTGCAAACCACTCCAACTTTCAG AGAGGTGGTGGTCCTGGTGGAAGTGttcatggaggagatgaaggatATGTCTAGCAAAGTTCTTGATATGGTAGCTGAAGAGTTAAAGATAGAGCCAAAGGATAAGCTAAGCAAACTGGTGAAGGTGAAGGAGAGTGATTCGTGTCTGAGGATGAACCATTACCCGGAGAAGGAGGAGACTAGACGCAAGGAAGAGATTGGGTTCGGTGAGCATACAGATCCACAGTTAGTGTCAGTGCTTAGGTCAAACAACACAGAGGGTTTACAAATCTGTTTGAAAGATGGGACTTGGGTCGATGTTCCACCTGATCATTCCTCTTTCTTCGTTATTGTCGGAGATACTCTTCAG GTGATGACTAATGGAAGATTCAAAAGTGTGAAACACAGAGTGCTCACAAATACGAAGAGGTCAAGACTATCGATGATCTACTTCGCAGGTCCTCCATTGACAGAGAAGATTGCACCATTCTCATGCCTTGTCCCAAAACAGGAGGATTGTCTCTATAGAGAGTTTACTTGGTCTCAGTACAAGTCAGCTGCTTACAAGACTAAGCTTGGCGACTATAGGCTTGGTCTCTTTGAGAAACAAtttccattttctttttctGGTACTGTTTga